Proteins from one Tenrec ecaudatus isolate mTenEca1 chromosome 8, mTenEca1.hap1, whole genome shotgun sequence genomic window:
- the DEFB130B gene encoding beta-defensin 130B, with translation MRFRFLFSVLLLLETIIPKARTGVIPGKKQCVLLKGVCKEKGCSSLDDTIGVCNHEKKCCRKWWILEPYATPIPRAKSP, from the exons ATGAGATTCCGTTTCCTCTTTTCTGTTCTACTCCTCCTTGAGACTATAATACCAAAAG CAAGGACTGGCGTTATTCCAGGAAAAAAACAATGTGTTCTTTTGAAAGGGGTATGCAAAGAAAAAGGATGCTCCTCCTTAGATGATACCATCGGTGTGTGTAATCATGAAAAAAAATGCTGCAGGAAGTGGTGGATATTGGAACCCTATGCAACGCCAATTCCCAGAGCAAAATCTCCTTAA